In Paenibacillus segetis, a single genomic region encodes these proteins:
- a CDS encoding DUF2752 domain-containing protein, whose product MLIFGVVGLLSMAANVLFQKSICLFTNVFGIPSPACGMTRAYMSLLQGDIRAAWIYHPLFLMPILICVLALCKKLSQPIIILFTILLLVVWILRLIFILPHNIEPMVYNSHALIPTLLSIVKHWIGWV is encoded by the coding sequence ATGCTCATCTTTGGCGTAGTTGGTCTCTTAAGTATGGCTGCGAATGTCTTGTTTCAAAAAAGTATTTGCCTCTTCACAAATGTATTTGGCATTCCCAGTCCTGCTTGTGGGATGACCAGAGCCTATATGAGTCTACTGCAAGGAGATATTAGAGCAGCATGGATCTATCATCCATTATTCCTCATGCCCATATTAATATGTGTACTGGCATTGTGTAAGAAATTAAGTCAACCTATTATTATTCTGTTCACTATTTTGCTGTTAGTGGTGTGGATTTTGCGATTAATTTTTATACTTCCGCATAACATCGAACCGATGGTGTATAATTCTCATGCATTAATCCCGACCCTTCTATCTATTGTGAAACACTGGATTGGGTGGGTGTAA
- a CDS encoding DUF4234 domain-containing protein has product MAILFTFITCGIYGIYWMYKIFDESRIISRDPDGSAGLDLLLTIVTCGLYGFFAIYKASSRLYEADVARGNTYANDDSVLLTILYAFASIISVAIIQSKINKFLY; this is encoded by the coding sequence ATGGCTATCCTTTTTACTTTTATCACTTGTGGCATCTACGGTATTTATTGGATGTACAAAATATTTGATGAATCGAGAATTATTAGTCGCGATCCTGACGGTAGTGCAGGACTAGATTTGTTGTTAACGATTGTGACTTGCGGCTTGTATGGATTCTTTGCGATCTACAAAGCAAGTTCTCGCTTGTACGAAGCGGATGTAGCTCGTGGAAATACATATGCTAATGATGATTCTGTATTGCTCACCATTCTGTATGCTTTTGCTTCCATTATTTCTGTAGCGATTATCCAGTCAAAAATCAATAAGTTCTTGTATTAA
- a CDS encoding ribonucleotide-diphosphate reductase subunit beta has product MQMQTIFNTEAPNKSTRIIGGECSGILNWNDIRMPHMYKLYKVLLLNHWIADEIPMSKDAQQFRQLDPEEQRTFKINISLLAVLDSMQTMFVGDVKRYFTDSSLEAISAIIGQQEVVHNQSYSYVLSSIVSDQEQKEIFEYWKHDPVLLERNKFISDIYQNFRDDATPQTFFESLVADLILEGIFFYSTFAFFYNLARDQKMMGTSQMISYIQRDENQHCYFFAEVFKQLLADYPELNTEENIKYTYRTIDRAVELETNWAHYTLKEVRGIDLNELSDYIKYTANKRLTLMGLEKAYVGVDVNCMPWIKPFSDDALNATKTDFFEAKSRNYGKVGDDNGFDDL; this is encoded by the coding sequence ATGCAAATGCAAACGATTTTTAATACCGAAGCACCGAATAAATCTACTCGTATTATCGGCGGCGAATGCTCGGGTATCCTCAACTGGAACGATATTCGCATGCCGCATATGTATAAACTATACAAAGTTCTACTGCTCAACCACTGGATCGCAGACGAAATTCCGATGTCCAAAGATGCGCAGCAATTTAGACAACTTGATCCAGAAGAACAACGGACGTTCAAGATCAATATTTCACTGCTTGCTGTACTGGATTCAATGCAAACAATGTTCGTCGGTGACGTGAAACGGTATTTCACGGATTCCTCGTTAGAGGCTATCTCGGCGATTATCGGGCAACAAGAGGTCGTTCATAACCAATCCTACTCCTATGTGTTGTCCTCTATCGTATCTGATCAAGAACAGAAAGAGATTTTTGAGTATTGGAAGCATGATCCGGTCCTACTAGAACGCAACAAATTTATCTCGGATATTTATCAGAATTTCCGTGACGATGCGACGCCACAAACGTTCTTCGAATCACTGGTTGCTGATTTGATTCTTGAAGGGATTTTCTTCTACAGTACATTCGCCTTCTTCTACAATCTGGCACGTGATCAGAAAATGATGGGTACGAGCCAAATGATCTCTTATATCCAACGTGATGAGAACCAGCACTGCTATTTCTTTGCTGAAGTGTTCAAACAGCTGCTTGCTGACTATCCTGAACTCAACACAGAAGAAAATATCAAATATACGTACCGTACAATTGACCGTGCCGTGGAGCTTGAAACAAACTGGGCTCACTACACGCTTAAGGAAGTACGCGGTATTGACCTAAATGAGTTGTCCGATTACATCAAGTACACAGCGAACAAACGATTAACACTAATGGGATTGGAAAAAGCTTATGTAGGCGTGGACGTCAACTGTATGCCTTGGATCAAACCTTTCTCAGATGATGCCCTCAATGCAACAAAGACCGACTTCTTCGAAGCGAAATCTCGCAACTACGGTAAAGTCGGAGACGATAACGGGTTTGATGATTTGTAA
- a CDS encoding anaerobic ribonucleoside triphosphate reductase: protein MALLNPIYTDREVMLDEVITLGEEIVESRNLEVLRENANLNGESFSGKMSKFGSEYAKWYAEHFVMPKRLVQSIKDNIVYVHDLDQYAIGTTNCIFIPFDKLLREGFNTGNGSVRPPNSIMTAMALVAIIFQSQQNSQYGGVSANKIDFDLAPYVRKTFSKNLIKGLEYFEEGDLDSTNVGEISMSRSDLQELYPKAFKFATKETKSETLQAAESLIHNLNTMSSRAGGQIPFTSINYGTDTSPEGQLVIDSLLTATMRGLGNGETPIFPIQIFKCKQGVNQAPDEPNYSLFLKAAECSAKRLYPNFANLDAPLNLMYYKAGDPDTEFATMGCRTRVLSDRFGRNHLSGKGNLSFNTMNLVKLGLEHGIVLGQRKVADERGFYRELDLYLDIALEGLLHRFNIQKAQKAKASDFMMREGVWEGGEHLHPEEPVGDLLKHGSLSIGFIGLAECMKAMYGKHHGEDSNVYNKAYELISYMRNYCDRQSERHNLNITLFATPAEGLSGKFTKRDKATYGAIAGVTDREYYTNSFHIPVYYSISAAKKIELESAFHGLCNAGAISYIELNGNARSNPAAFLQIIQYALSQQVSYFSINHPIDRCSACGFEGIIGATCPSCNSHENDVHIRRLRRVTGYLTGDYQTRFNAAKQAEVRDRLKHNT, encoded by the coding sequence ATGGCATTGTTAAACCCCATCTATACCGACCGTGAGGTCATGCTTGATGAAGTAATTACCCTTGGCGAGGAAATCGTTGAGAGTCGCAATCTTGAGGTACTACGCGAGAACGCTAACCTGAATGGAGAAAGTTTCTCCGGTAAAATGAGCAAATTCGGTAGTGAATATGCGAAGTGGTATGCAGAACACTTTGTTATGCCGAAAAGACTAGTACAATCCATTAAAGATAATATCGTCTATGTACATGATCTTGATCAATATGCGATCGGTACAACAAACTGTATTTTTATCCCCTTCGATAAATTGCTTCGTGAAGGCTTCAATACCGGCAACGGAAGTGTACGTCCACCCAACTCTATTATGACAGCTATGGCTTTGGTGGCTATTATTTTTCAATCTCAGCAAAATTCGCAATATGGCGGAGTTTCGGCCAATAAGATTGATTTTGACCTAGCTCCTTATGTAAGAAAGACATTTTCTAAGAACCTTATCAAAGGTTTAGAGTACTTCGAAGAGGGCGACTTAGATTCTACTAATGTAGGAGAAATATCAATGAGTCGCAGCGATCTGCAGGAACTCTATCCAAAAGCATTTAAATTTGCAACTAAAGAAACAAAGAGTGAAACACTCCAAGCTGCGGAGAGTCTCATTCATAATCTAAATACAATGTCGAGTCGTGCAGGTGGACAAATTCCTTTTACCAGCATCAACTACGGCACCGATACTTCACCTGAAGGTCAACTCGTCATCGACTCCCTGCTAACAGCAACGATGCGCGGATTGGGTAACGGCGAGACACCGATTTTCCCCATACAAATTTTTAAATGCAAACAAGGGGTTAACCAAGCACCAGATGAACCCAACTATTCATTATTCTTAAAGGCAGCGGAGTGTTCCGCAAAACGACTTTATCCTAATTTTGCAAACCTAGATGCACCGCTGAACTTGATGTATTACAAAGCAGGTGATCCTGATACGGAATTTGCAACGATGGGATGCCGTACTCGAGTACTTAGCGACCGGTTTGGACGTAATCATTTATCAGGTAAAGGAAATCTTTCCTTCAATACTATGAATCTCGTCAAACTAGGATTAGAGCATGGTATCGTACTTGGTCAACGTAAGGTAGCAGACGAACGCGGTTTTTATCGCGAGCTTGATCTTTATCTAGATATTGCACTAGAGGGGCTTCTACATAGGTTTAATATCCAGAAAGCTCAAAAAGCCAAAGCCTCTGACTTCATGATGCGTGAAGGCGTGTGGGAAGGTGGCGAACATCTTCATCCAGAAGAGCCTGTAGGCGACCTCCTTAAGCATGGTAGTCTATCTATTGGATTCATCGGACTTGCAGAATGTATGAAAGCTATGTACGGTAAGCACCATGGGGAAGATAGCAATGTATACAATAAAGCTTATGAATTGATCTCCTATATGCGCAATTATTGCGACCGTCAGAGCGAACGCCACAATCTGAACATTACGCTATTTGCTACACCGGCAGAAGGCCTGTCCGGAAAGTTCACTAAGCGGGATAAAGCAACCTACGGTGCAATCGCAGGAGTAACAGATCGTGAATATTACACCAATTCTTTTCATATTCCAGTCTACTACTCTATTAGCGCTGCCAAGAAGATTGAACTAGAGTCCGCATTCCACGGCCTGTGCAATGCTGGAGCCATTTCATATATCGAATTAAATGGTAACGCTCGGAGTAATCCAGCAGCGTTTCTGCAAATCATTCAATATGCACTATCGCAACAGGTTAGCTATTTCAGCATCAATCATCCGATTGATCGCTGCTCCGCTTGTGGTTTTGAGGGAATTATTGGAGCAACTTGCCCATCATGTAACAGTCATGAGAACGACGTTCATATCCGTCGTCTACGCCGTGTTACTGGATACTTAACCGGAGATTATCAAACGCGTTTTAACGCCGCCAAACAAGCGGAAGTACGTGATCGATTGAAACATAACACATGA
- a CDS encoding ABC transporter ATP-binding protein — protein sequence MAMILTFLKKYRIAAISALCMMLIELSVELLQPLLISKIIDHGIREENLSVVWLWGGVLVGSAILAFGAGIASSFFASHASQGFGYDLRDKLYDKVQSFTYSVFNRFETSSLITRLTGDITQLQDMVFMSLRFATRVPLVVFGSMIMALYVNVKLGLLLTVTVPLLFIFVILMMKLASRLFKKVQQRVDTVNGVIQENLTGMRLIRVFVRMSHEIKRFEKHSKELMKATVSAIRLTETMMPFVLLMMNAGVIAILWFGRKDIGTGQATMGEVVAILNYTLRTLGALSSLSWIMTSYSRASASKDRVQEVFMMQDTDTDTIQVDKHSDHGLDMGNRHAAIAGKVEFEGVGFRYPESDISVLDDISFTALPGQRIAIMGATGSGKSSLIRLIPRLYDPTSGIIRIDGTDICEIPSSQLRNAIGYVPQEVMLFTGSIRENIAWGREDASLEEIQEAAKRAQIHDTIESLTHGYDTMLGQRGVNLSGGQKQRLSIARALIRQPSILILDDCTSALDVRTEAALLEALTELSCTTFLITQKISSTTAADHILLLDEGCLLTSGKHEELLVRSTLYRKIYESQYGKEAEASNVQDLL from the coding sequence ATATCGGATTGCGGCGATTTCTGCGTTATGTATGATGTTGATCGAGCTGTCGGTAGAGTTGCTTCAACCGCTGCTTATTTCTAAAATCATCGACCATGGGATCCGTGAGGAGAACTTGTCTGTGGTTTGGCTGTGGGGTGGAGTATTAGTGGGGAGCGCAATCCTTGCCTTTGGGGCGGGGATTGCTAGCTCCTTCTTTGCGTCTCATGCAAGTCAGGGCTTTGGTTATGATCTAAGAGATAAGCTATATGATAAGGTACAATCTTTCACTTATAGCGTATTTAATAGGTTTGAGACTTCGTCACTCATTACCCGTCTGACCGGGGATATTACGCAGCTTCAGGATATGGTGTTCATGAGTTTGCGTTTTGCCACGCGGGTACCGCTCGTCGTATTTGGAAGTATGATTATGGCCTTATACGTTAATGTGAAGCTTGGATTGTTGTTAACTGTAACGGTTCCATTATTATTTATATTTGTCATCTTGATGATGAAGTTAGCTTCCCGATTATTCAAGAAGGTTCAGCAAAGGGTAGATACGGTCAATGGGGTCATTCAGGAGAATTTGACGGGGATGAGATTGATCCGTGTCTTCGTACGAATGAGTCATGAGATCAAACGATTCGAGAAACATAGTAAGGAATTAATGAAGGCGACGGTATCTGCTATACGTTTAACAGAGACGATGATGCCTTTTGTTCTACTTATGATGAACGCCGGAGTAATTGCGATATTATGGTTCGGTCGGAAGGATATCGGGACAGGGCAAGCGACGATGGGTGAGGTTGTTGCTATACTTAACTATACACTACGCACACTTGGAGCTTTATCGTCACTCTCCTGGATTATGACCTCCTACTCTCGTGCATCTGCTTCAAAGGATCGGGTTCAAGAAGTATTTATGATGCAAGATACAGATACAGATACGATTCAGGTCGATAAGCATTCTGATCATGGGCTAGATATGGGAAATCGTCATGCAGCAATTGCTGGAAAGGTAGAATTCGAAGGGGTTGGATTCCGGTATCCTGAAAGCGATATTAGTGTATTAGATGATATTTCCTTTACAGCACTCCCAGGTCAACGAATTGCGATTATGGGCGCAACTGGGTCAGGGAAATCGTCACTCATAAGGCTTATCCCACGTTTATATGATCCGACAAGTGGTATCATCCGTATCGATGGAACGGACATTTGTGAGATTCCGAGTTCACAACTTCGGAACGCGATTGGCTATGTTCCTCAGGAAGTGATGCTGTTTACAGGCTCGATAAGGGAGAACATTGCCTGGGGACGAGAGGATGCTAGTCTGGAAGAGATCCAAGAGGCTGCAAAACGGGCACAAATTCACGATACGATCGAGTCATTGACACATGGCTATGACACGATGTTAGGACAACGTGGCGTTAACCTATCTGGTGGGCAGAAGCAACGCTTGTCCATTGCCAGAGCCCTTATCCGTCAGCCTTCTATTCTAATCTTGGATGATTGCACAAGTGCTCTAGATGTACGAACGGAAGCTGCGCTACTGGAAGCACTGACCGAATTATCTTGTACGACATTCCTGATTACCCAAAAAATCAGTTCAACCACGGCAGCTGATCATATCTTGCTGCTTGATGAAGGCTGTTTGCTTACCAGCGGTAAGCATGAAGAGTTATTGGTTAGGTCGACATTATACCGGAAAATCTATGAATCTCAGTATGGGAAGGAGGCGGAAGCAAGCAATGTTCAAGACCTTCTCTGA
- the nrdG gene encoding anaerobic ribonucleoside-triphosphate reductase activating protein: MNICGYYPESINEGEGLRASIFISGCRHFCKGCFSPATWNFNYGDPFTKEREAEIIDDIKNNPLLSGLTILGGDPFFSAAEVSAFIDRLRQQVGPISIWIYSGYTFEEITENPESPEYELLRRCQVLVDGRFVEELRDPSLRYCGSSNQRLIDITQSLILGKVSIWQPTFSF, translated from the coding sequence ATGAATATTTGCGGCTACTATCCGGAATCAATTAATGAAGGTGAAGGCCTGAGAGCCTCCATCTTCATTAGCGGATGTCGCCATTTCTGCAAGGGCTGCTTCAGTCCCGCCACCTGGAATTTTAATTATGGTGATCCCTTCACGAAGGAACGGGAAGCGGAGATTATTGACGACATCAAGAACAATCCCTTATTAAGCGGGCTTACGATTCTCGGAGGAGATCCCTTCTTCTCTGCAGCAGAGGTTAGCGCATTCATCGACCGCCTTCGGCAACAAGTAGGTCCAATATCGATTTGGATCTATAGCGGTTATACTTTTGAGGAAATAACTGAGAACCCTGAATCACCGGAATACGAATTACTTCGGCGTTGTCAGGTACTCGTAGATGGAAGGTTTGTTGAAGAATTACGAGATCCCTCTCTACGCTATTGCGGCAGTTCCAATCAACGATTGATTGATATTACACAGAGCCTAATACTTGGAAAGGTTTCTATATGGCAGCCAACTTTCTCTTTCTAG
- a CDS encoding ribonucleoside-diphosphate reductase subunit alpha yields MPSFVTKPNNRQLAFDQERLGLYADRILEGLNKLDKERLLRGVNAKLRRDTVTGEEISSAFTMSSLELVTKEEPEWKFAAARSLLTSLYKKAAVHRRYKAYPEEPYGSFHHLIVDLCKTGIYREELLECYTKEQIEELGETIDPSRDLLFDYIGLLTLTERYLATDFDGRTMELPQERYMVIAMYLMHKEPADKRLDLVKEAYWAMSNIYMTAATPTMSNAGKKVAGQLSSCFIDTVDDSLEGIFDSNTDVARLSKMGGGIGVYLGKVRARGSDIRGHKNTSSGVIPWIRQLNNTAVSVDQLGTRKGAIAVYLDVFHKDILAFLDLKLNNGDERMRAHDVFHGVCIPDIFMEAVEARGEWNLFCPHEVRKTMGWKDANGRPLGLEDFYDAQLGQGQFREKYEEAVNHPTLSRITMPAIDIMKRIMKSQLETGTPYMFYRDTVNRANPNRTHGMIYSSNLCTEIMQNQSPTVIESEELVTKDGQTRIVISKVPGDFVVCNLNSIHLARAVPAGVLDRLVPIQTRMLDNVIDINNIDVLQAQYTNSQYRAIGLGTFGLHHLLALEGIKWESNEAVAYNDALYEKINYLLVKSSMELAKEKGRYPKFAGSDWENGNYFTYRNYTDGTREGKYVTTAQWQELQTEVAENGVRNAWMFAIAPNGSTSIIAGSTASIDPLYELLSYEEKTTYKIANPAPDLSEKTIWYYKTAFMIDQNWSIEMAGARQRHVDQAQSFNLYVRPDIKATEFLDLHIHAWKAGLKSTYYVRSRALTIEECESCAS; encoded by the coding sequence ATGCCATCATTCGTAACCAAACCAAATAACCGCCAGCTTGCGTTCGATCAAGAACGTCTTGGTCTTTATGCTGACCGCATTCTGGAAGGATTAAATAAACTCGACAAGGAACGCCTACTGCGTGGTGTTAATGCCAAACTAAGACGTGATACAGTAACAGGCGAAGAGATTAGTAGTGCTTTTACCATGTCATCGCTAGAGCTTGTTACCAAGGAAGAGCCCGAATGGAAATTCGCCGCAGCTCGTTCCCTACTCACTTCTCTCTATAAAAAAGCAGCGGTTCATCGCCGTTACAAAGCTTATCCTGAGGAGCCTTATGGGTCATTCCATCACCTTATCGTGGACTTGTGCAAAACCGGAATTTATCGGGAAGAATTGTTAGAGTGCTACACGAAAGAGCAAATTGAAGAGTTAGGCGAAACGATTGATCCTTCTCGTGATTTGCTATTTGATTACATCGGACTGTTAACACTCACGGAACGTTATCTCGCGACGGACTTCGATGGCCGGACAATGGAATTACCACAAGAACGTTATATGGTTATTGCGATGTATCTCATGCACAAAGAACCTGCGGACAAGCGTCTTGATCTGGTCAAAGAAGCGTACTGGGCGATGAGTAACATCTACATGACAGCCGCTACTCCAACCATGTCTAACGCTGGTAAAAAAGTTGCTGGGCAACTCTCCAGTTGCTTCATCGATACAGTAGATGACTCACTCGAGGGAATCTTTGATTCCAATACCGACGTAGCTCGTCTCAGCAAAATGGGTGGCGGTATCGGCGTCTACCTGGGTAAGGTTCGGGCTCGCGGATCAGATATCCGCGGTCATAAGAATACCAGCTCCGGCGTCATTCCTTGGATCCGTCAACTTAACAATACCGCTGTCAGTGTAGATCAACTTGGTACACGTAAAGGTGCGATTGCCGTCTATTTGGATGTGTTCCATAAAGATATTCTCGCCTTCCTTGATCTTAAGCTTAACAATGGCGACGAGCGGATGCGTGCGCATGACGTATTCCACGGTGTCTGCATCCCGGACATCTTCATGGAAGCAGTGGAAGCACGTGGGGAATGGAATCTGTTCTGCCCTCATGAAGTAAGAAAAACTATGGGATGGAAAGATGCTAACGGACGCCCTCTGGGCTTAGAAGACTTTTACGATGCACAATTAGGCCAAGGCCAGTTCCGTGAAAAATATGAGGAAGCAGTAAATCACCCGACTCTATCACGGATTACGATGCCAGCTATTGATATTATGAAACGAATCATGAAGTCGCAGCTCGAAACGGGCACGCCTTACATGTTCTATAGAGATACTGTTAACCGGGCTAACCCTAACCGCACACACGGTATGATTTATTCATCGAACCTATGTACGGAAATTATGCAGAACCAATCACCAACCGTTATTGAATCTGAAGAGCTTGTTACCAAGGACGGACAAACTCGGATTGTTATTTCCAAAGTACCAGGTGATTTCGTTGTATGTAACCTGAATTCAATCCACCTAGCTCGGGCTGTACCGGCAGGAGTTCTAGACCGGCTCGTTCCTATTCAGACACGTATGCTCGACAATGTAATCGACATCAACAATATCGATGTATTACAAGCTCAATATACGAACAGCCAATACCGCGCGATCGGACTCGGAACCTTTGGTTTACACCATTTGCTTGCCCTTGAAGGCATCAAATGGGAATCTAACGAAGCTGTTGCATACAATGATGCACTATATGAGAAAATCAACTACCTTCTCGTCAAATCAAGTATGGAATTGGCCAAAGAAAAAGGCCGCTATCCTAAGTTCGCCGGCTCCGATTGGGAGAACGGAAACTATTTCACTTACCGTAACTACACGGATGGTACACGTGAAGGAAAATATGTAACGACCGCGCAATGGCAAGAGCTACAAACAGAGGTTGCCGAAAACGGTGTCCGTAATGCTTGGATGTTCGCTATCGCACCAAATGGGTCCACTTCAATCATTGCCGGATCCACTGCAAGTATTGATCCATTGTACGAACTTCTCTCCTATGAAGAGAAAACGACTTACAAAATTGCTAACCCAGCTCCAGACTTGTCTGAGAAAACGATCTGGTACTATAAAACAGCGTTTATGATCGACCAAAACTGGTCTATCGAAATGGCTGGTGCCCGTCAGCGTCACGTTGATCAGGCCCAAAGCTTCAACTTATATGTACGCCCTGACATCAAGGCCACAGAATTCCTAGATCTTCATATTCATGCCTGGAAGGCCGGCCTAAAATCAACCTATTACGTGCGTAGCCGCGCGTTGACGATTGAGGAATGTGAGAGTTGCGCATCCTAA
- a CDS encoding ABC transporter ATP-binding protein, translated as MFKTFSEPFRHKFPKLDRQQGNPTGRKPTAKAKDWSGTLGRIWRYLALRKAKLTLVLLMVLLSSALSLLGPYLVGVAVDDFLEGGEDTAWILFLSGLGLSYVGFSLTSWLQNIWMIEISQETVYRMRLDLFRHLHQLPIPFYGKRQQGEIMSRLTNDIENVSSTLNSSAIQIFSSVLTLVGTLVVMLYLSPLLTLLTFLIVPLMFLGMRWISRRTGPLFKQRQKNLGDLNGYIEETLSGQVIIQAFSQEQRVIREFKERNVAIRQSGFWAQTFSGFIPKLMNALNNLSFAVVAGVGGILAINGAITVGVIIVFVEYARQFTRPLNDLANQWNTLLSAIAGAERVFEVMDEEVEEKSDTDAVKLDHVDGSVVFSRVSFSYDEDEEEETLEDISFEARPGEMIALVGPTGAGKTTLIQLLSRFYNPGQGTITIDGRDITTIRRESLRSQMAFVLQDSFLFKGTIRENIRFGRLDATDEEVEAASKLANAHSFINRLQGGYDKVLETGGTGISQGQKQLLAIARAILANPSILVLDEATSSIDTVTEIKIQEGLERLMEGRTSFVIAHRLNTIRKADRILVLKEGRLIEQGSHDELLQQQGFYSGLYQGIGAE; from the coding sequence ATGTTCAAGACCTTCTCTGAACCTTTTAGGCATAAATTTCCCAAGTTAGATCGCCAGCAGGGCAACCCTACTGGACGCAAACCGACAGCAAAGGCCAAGGACTGGTCTGGGACCCTCGGCCGAATCTGGAGATATCTAGCCCTCCGCAAAGCGAAACTAACGCTAGTACTGCTCATGGTACTCCTTAGCTCAGCACTTTCATTACTGGGGCCTTACCTAGTTGGAGTGGCAGTCGATGACTTTCTAGAAGGCGGCGAAGATACGGCGTGGATTCTATTTCTGTCAGGCTTAGGCTTGTCGTATGTTGGCTTCTCTCTTACTTCGTGGCTGCAAAATATCTGGATGATCGAGATCTCCCAAGAGACGGTATACCGGATGAGGCTGGACCTGTTCCGTCATCTTCATCAGCTTCCGATCCCTTTTTACGGTAAAAGACAGCAGGGCGAGATTATGAGCCGGTTAACCAATGATATTGAAAATGTCAGTTCCACCCTTAATAGCTCAGCGATACAGATCTTCTCCAGTGTACTTACATTGGTGGGGACACTGGTTGTCATGCTATATCTTAGTCCATTATTAACGCTATTAACCTTTCTCATTGTGCCACTTATGTTTCTTGGAATGCGCTGGATATCACGGCGAACGGGTCCACTTTTCAAGCAACGACAGAAGAACCTAGGGGATTTGAATGGATATATTGAAGAGACATTGTCCGGGCAAGTGATTATCCAGGCTTTTTCTCAGGAACAGCGGGTCATTAGGGAATTCAAGGAAAGAAATGTAGCGATTCGCCAATCTGGATTTTGGGCTCAGACATTCTCGGGTTTTATTCCGAAGCTAATGAATGCTCTTAACAATTTAAGTTTTGCCGTTGTGGCCGGTGTTGGTGGTATTTTGGCGATCAATGGTGCGATTACGGTTGGAGTTATTATCGTATTTGTAGAATATGCAAGGCAGTTCACCAGACCGCTTAACGATTTGGCTAATCAATGGAACACATTACTATCAGCTATAGCAGGCGCCGAACGGGTATTCGAAGTTATGGATGAGGAAGTCGAAGAGAAAAGCGATACGGATGCGGTTAAGCTGGATCATGTAGACGGATCCGTTGTCTTCTCGAGAGTTTCCTTTTCCTATGATGAAGATGAGGAAGAAGAGACGTTGGAGGATATCAGCTTTGAAGCGAGGCCCGGTGAAATGATCGCATTAGTAGGGCCTACAGGAGCGGGTAAAACAACACTGATTCAGTTACTATCGCGATTCTATAATCCAGGTCAGGGGACCATTACGATAGATGGACGAGATATAACAACGATCCGCAGAGAGAGTCTACGTTCTCAAATGGCGTTTGTATTGCAGGATTCTTTTCTATTTAAGGGGACTATCAGGGAAAATATTCGTTTCGGCAGATTGGATGCTACCGATGAAGAGGTGGAGGCAGCATCTAAGCTTGCAAATGCTCATTCATTCATTAACCGTCTGCAAGGTGGTTACGATAAAGTGCTGGAGACGGGAGGAACTGGGATCAGCCAAGGGCAGAAGCAATTACTCGCTATCGCACGTGCCATCCTAGCAAATCCCTCGATTCTTGTATTAGATGAAGCGACGAGCAGTATCGATACCGTAACTGAAATCAAGATTCAAGAGGGTCTGGAACGACTGATGGAGGGAAGAACAAGCTTTGTTATTGCACATCGGCTGAATACGATACGAAAAGCAGATCGTATCCTCGTTCTGAAAGAAGGACGTTTAATCGAACAAGGTTCACATGATGAACTATTGCAGCAGCAGGGATTCTATAGTGGGCTGTATCAGGGAATTGGGGCTGAATAA
- a CDS encoding MTH1187 family thiamine-binding protein, giving the protein MAIAEVTVIPIGTGSTSLSPYVAELQRVLEKQEGIQYQLTSMSTIIEGPLDNVFAAIRAIHEAPFQSDAQRVSTSIKIDDRRDKVSSSEQKLRSVREKL; this is encoded by the coding sequence ATGGCAATTGCAGAGGTTACGGTCATTCCAATCGGAACGGGAAGTACTAGCCTTAGTCCTTATGTAGCTGAACTTCAGCGAGTATTGGAGAAACAGGAAGGTATACAGTATCAATTAACATCGATGAGTACAATTATTGAAGGTCCACTCGACAATGTGTTCGCCGCGATACGGGCGATCCATGAAGCTCCTTTCCAGTCCGATGCTCAGCGGGTATCGACCTCGATTAAGATAGATGATCGTCGTGATAAAGTCAGCTCTTCCGAGCAAAAGCTACGTTCTGTACGTGAGAAATTATAG